In Lactuca sativa cultivar Salinas chromosome 5, Lsat_Salinas_v11, whole genome shotgun sequence, the DNA window ATAATGTCGTGAATGGGTTTTTCGCCATTGATATTATTCTCACTTTCTTCTTAGCTTACCTTGATAAAAGCACCTATCTTCTAGTAGACAACAGAAAGCAGATTGCATGGAAATACACAAGCACTTGGTTGGCATTTGATGTGATTTCCACAATTCCTTCTGAACTTGTTCGAAAGATGTCCACTGGTTCTTTTCAAACCTATGGATTATTCAATATGTGTAGACTCTGGAGACTTCGTAGAGTTAGTGCTCTGTTTGCTAGGTAATTTTGAATGATGGGAATCTTGGATGATATaatttaattatcaattaattaaaattaaaattaaaattaaaattaaaattaaaatattttctttttagtttttgtgtTTTGACTTTTTTGTCCTTGGGATAGATTGGAGAAAGATAGGAACTTCAACTATTTCTGGGTCCGATGTGCCAAGCTTATTGCTGTAAGTATTTTGTTAGAGTGGTGAAATTTGTGGGTTAATTACAAAAATGGCAGGTTCATTTAACAAATTAACTTTTATATTTCTAATAAATTAAAATGTCCACTTGAATCTGATGCGCAATATAATTTCTAATAATTAATTTGTACATTCATAATAAAATGGCCAATTGAATCTGATGCGTAATTTAGATTTTACGATCGGCATAATTGTTTTTTTGTGGTCCCTtcccaaaaaataaaaaaaccttaAATAATTGCCACTTTTTTGCAAAGTGACAAATTTATTTTTCCATAAATTgttttttcttgaagatttttttCTTTTAGACATTTTTCTGTGGGTGGGATTGTTCACACGACAATTTCCCAATTCACAAAATCCATATGTGGCAAAATAGGTGATGGtcatcattttgttataattataaataaatgGTCAATTTGTTAAATATATCCTATCATTttggtatatatatgtatatatttttttgtgattatctttaaatttatGATCTTGATATTAAAAAATTCTTCTTTTGGTAAACCATGAGCTGAGTCAGACATAGCACATTAAAATTTAGGCTAATATtaagaaataataataaataaataacataatattgaaataaaatTGTCTACTTTTTATGTAGGTTACACTTTTTGCTGTACATTGTGCGGGGTGTTTTTACTATTACCTTGCTGCTCATTACCCAAATCCAGGAAAAACATGGATAGGATATGGAAATGAAGGTTTTCAAAAGGAGAGTTTATGGATCCGATATGTGACATCCATGTATTGGTCAATCACAACTTTGACCACTGTCGGATATGGTGATTTACATGCCCAAAATAGAAGAGAAATGGTATTTGTCATATGTTACATGCTTTTCAACCTCGGAATGACATCATATTTAATAGGAAACATGACCAATTTGGTTGTCCATGGGACTAGTAAAACCAGACAATTTGtaagtatatatatattaactacttacacactacaaaaaaaaaaaaaaaaaaaaaaaaaaaaaaaaaaaaaagtacgaaatgattaattttataaactttgTTTTAAAAAATAGAGAGATACGATTCAAGCAGCTTCAAGTTTTGCACAAAGAAACCAGTTGCCTTCTCGTTTGCAAGATCAGATGCTTGCGCATTTGTGTTTGAAATTTAGAACGGATTCAGAGGGGCTTCAACAACAAGAGAGCCTTGATTCGCTTCCAAAAGCTATTCGATCCAGTATTTctcattttcttttttattcGCTTTTGGATAAAGCGTATTTGTTTCGTGGTGTTTCCAATGACTTGCTTTTTCAACTGGTAGGGTTCattactattactattactattACTGTATGCATAAAAACCATTATCTTTTGGGTAATTATGTGTTTatactttatttaattaaataagacCATCAAAAATGATTATTTTGACCGAATATAACAAAGTCATGCAAGTCAAAAATGgttaatttggaaaaaaaaaaaatgtttgaaacttttacgggttgatttaaaaaaaaaaaaaaaaaaaaaaaaacacacaaaatataatgttttgtttgtaatttttttcctaacaattttcatttttaaacctttaatttttttttttctctctctctctctctctcaaggtATCGGAGATGAAAGCCGAGTATTTTCCACCAAAGGAAGATGTCATTTTGCAAAATGAAGCCCCGACCGATTTTTATGTTCTTGTTACAGGAGCAGTAGTGAGTCttgaattttattcattttatttgtcGTGAACTACATTTTCTTCTAGTTTTGGTTTAAAAAATAATCtttataaaaatgacaattttaaccTTGTCCCGTTCATCTTCATCTTGCTTTTCAAGAAACCAAATAATcaaacaatttcaacaaaaatcccaaaaatcaaatttaaaCTTGAGAAAATGTAGTTTCACTCCGCCTTAAATCGATTTTACTTAATCTCCTTTCTAAAAATGTTTTCATATGTTAATAATCACTTGTTTAGGAACTGGTGGTTACAAAAAATGCAGTTGAACATGTAAGTCTTTTTCTTTCATATTAATAGAATTTTAccttctttttttttcaaaaaattgtaAGATTAATCAAGTGGTTAATTTTCTAATTAATGACTTTCAGATTGTTGGAGAAGCTAAAACCGGTGATCTTTGTGGTGAAATCGGTGTCCTTTGTTACAGACCTCAACTTTTTACAGTTCGCACAAAACGGTTAAGCCAGTTACTCCGGTTAAACCGCGCTACATTTTTACACATCATTCAATCAAACGTTGGCGACGGCACCATTATCATGAACAATCTCCTCAAGGTTTTATTTTATTCTGTTAGCAggacagaacagaacagaacagattGTACTGAATActgacaaatcaatctttttgTTAATGTTGCAGCATTTAAAAGATATGGATGATCCGGTTATGGAGGAAGTTTTAATGGAGACAGAGAACATGTTGGCACGTGGGAGGATGGATTTGCCTTTGAGTCTATGTTTTGCTACACTTAGAGGAGATGAACATTTACTATTAAAATTGTTGAAGAGAGGCCTTGATCCTAATGAGTCTGACAACAATGGAAGAACTGCCTTGGTTTgttgaattatttatttattgatttatctatttatggaaattatttatttatttatttatttatatttaatttccagcACATAGCGGCATCTAAAGGAAATGTCAATTGTGTACTTCTACTGCTAGAGTATGGAGCGGATCCCAATAGCAGaggtaattttttattatttttttatttttttattttctaagtaGAAAAAAATTGCATGTTTTGTCACATTATATATCGCTCCTTTGACTTAAAACCAAGTAAATTATTGCATGCCTTTTGAGTCTTGCCACTTTTATTGTTGCAATTAATTTATGAAGTCAGATTCACTTGTTTTCCTAAAATACAACAACTTGTTGGTCAAATTCTTTGAATTATTGATACTATGAATTATTACTACCATTATTGACGTTTTTTTCTccttataaaaatatttaaaggaAGGGGATGTTTTCAACCTCAATTGCAAAAGTCGTTGCTTTTGTTTTTGTGACTAGAAGTTAGTTATTAGGTCATCTATAGTATGTATTATTACATTATTATATTGTTTCGCTTTATTTATTGAATTAGTTTATTATTCtataaatatgtttatatattaaaaataattaacttATGATTAGGataaaatcaaaatcatatataATAAATGGATAATTAAGACGTTACATTTTGATTGATGtaatgtttattttatattgataattaaaattttaacaatGTGTGCTTTGTATTGTCTAAAActgttttgaacaataatttgaTTAatggttttcacacttatttatTAATTCAACAACAAATTATAATATCGATTTGAATAAGTATTGTAAATAATAGATTATTAAGATGTATGATTATTGATGCAAAAGAAAGATATAACCTTATTAATttctaccaaaaaaaaaaaaaaattttggatAGCATAAAAGGTTGAAGAAATTCCTAAATGATTAATCTCTCTTTAGCCACGCATGCGTATCTTCTTGAAATATTTGTCATCATGATCATAGAATTTAAAAatactttattttataaaacaaatcaaAGTCTTACTATTAAAGGCATCATCTGCCACGTTTTCTGATATCCTAACAACAATAATGGTGTTTTCAATTCTTTTACAAACGGTTGAAAAAAGCAAGTCAACTATTTCGGTTTACAAGTCACAATCATCCGATCTTATATCTTCTCTCTCTTTTGACTTATCCAGATTCAGAAGGTAATGTTCCAATGTGGGAATCCATACTGAACAACCATGAACCAGTCACCGGAATCCTAAAAGACAATAACGGCACTCTAGTATCCGGCGACATCGGACAGTTTGCGTGCATAGCCGCCGAACAAAACAAACTCGATATCCTTAAAAAAATCATTAGTCTTGGAGGAGACATTACGCTTCCCAAATCCAACGGTTCAACCGCCCTCCACGTGGCGGTTTGTGAAGGCAACATTGAAATGGTCAAGTTTTTGTTAATACAAGGAGCTGATGTTGATAAGCCAGACGACCATGGGTGGACCCCACGAGACTTAGCAGACCAACAGGGCCACCTTGAGATAAAAAAGTTTTTCTTATCGGTTAAGTCAATCGACGACTACTCTCAATTGACCAAAACCACATCTCTCATGCCCTTTCAAAGAGCCGAGTCACGACATGTTCAGTTTATCGGACGGTTTAAATCCGATCCTTCTTTGATCAGACCCATGTCTCAGTCTCAATCACAGTCCCAGTCTCAGTCCAAGAACAACAACAGGGACGAGGGTAATGTGAGTCAACCTAGGCAAAGACGGAGGGGGTATACCTTTCATAATTCTCTTTTTGGGATCATGGCGAATCCACATGAGAATAATATCGACTTGGTGTCGGTTTCATCGAAGCCACAAACTGTGAAAGAAAGCCCTAGACGAGTGATCGTTAGTTGTCCTGAAAAAGGGGATGCTCAAGGGAAGCTTGTGCTTTTACCACAAAGCTTCGAGGGATTACTTGATATTGGTGTTAAAAAATTCGGTttcatgccattgaaagttttgAATAAAGACAGGGCGGAAATTGACGAAATCGAGCTGATTCGAGACGGCGATCATTTGGTTTTTGTTGGCGATGATTGTCAAGAGGTAGATGGTGAAAACTTAAGATGACACCATTAGCGCCTTGTTTTTCTACTTTGGTAAATGTTAAAACCAAAGAAATGAAaatataaaagtatatatatCAAATCTTCCATAAagtgaaaaaatatatatatacttgaagCACTATTCATGTTTTTACCCCTTTCCATATCAAGATGAcaaaaaaaatttacattttttgcCACATTTACTTCAGTCAAACATACCATAAACTATGAAAGTTGTTTTTTTTTGCCCAATTAAATCAACAAAATGTGAGTATGTTACACAAATTGAAGTATTCATATTCGTTCTTTCATATGAGCTACACAACTTTGTATTACAAAAGCTTTAACATCTTTAAGCGCTCTATATGCTCTGGTTCTAGTTTCGCAGGGGTGTAGCACCCATGAAGATCCTCCACTACATACTCCTACCAAATCATAAAAACAACACTTAAATGGCTAAATCAATAAAATGATGAAAATACAagattacaaatatatatataatacctgTGTAAGTTCTCTTTTGGTGAGGATGTGATAATGTCTCTGCCAAATCCTTTGAATAGCCATGGTGGCAGCAAGAAAGCCATAGGCAATACCAAGAATGGCAAAAATAACCACAAAAACAATAACAAGAGCAAAACAAGCTTCCATTGATGCAGGAAAACAATCCAATATCCCCCATCCATAACAACAGTTTTGACACCCAGCCATTCTTGGATCATTATTTAAAGATGAACAGTGTAGTATAATCCCAAAAAATCCAAGCAACACAAAGAAGACAAGTACCCCTGTTATGAAAACAATAAACATAAATCACATCACattgatattaaaaaaaaaattatccttTTGATAATAAAAAGGGGAAAACTAACCTATACAATAGTAGAATGGTATAGGATGCCTTGACAATATACGATCCCAACTGTCATTAAATGAATCTCTGAATGACCCATCTTTATCAGCAATATATGCTAGACCTCCCATCATTCCAATCACCTGTTTATTGCAGCATTTGAATTACTCAGAAATTGCAACTTTCATTGATATGTTTGTTATAGGCAATGTCAAGAATTAAAATTTTTGTACCCAAATTTAAAAACTGTAATTGAAGCTAGAAAGACTTAACTGTTTGTACAGCTAAAAACACAAGGCACATATCTCTGGCAACAAATAGTCTGAACTTTATTTTGCGCCATGAGTTTTCTTCTAACTCAACAACTAGAAGATGAAACTGGGCTTTGCAAGTTGTGCAATGTGAAAAGGCAAAACCTTCCTGTTGAGAGTAATATAACAAGTCAACAACAGTGTGTTAATATATGAAAAAATAGAaagatttttattctttattaaacaGTATAAACAACTAGTGGTCTTCCTCACCTTGACAGATCTCCAATGATCAAGGCATGAACGATGGACAAACTGTTGGGTACCTTTGCACATGCATGGAGATATCAGATCATCATCTACAGAAACACAAAAGAATTAAGCTTAAGGAAACAATTTCATATGAAGATCGAAGAAATAATGTGGATATGTATACTTGTTGCTTCAAAATTTCCAACTGATATGAACACCACATGATTTTGAACGAGATAACACAAATATGATCAGTAAAGAAGCATAGAACACCATGtattttgattaattaatgaTTACTGAAACGAAATAAACAAAACGAAAGTTCTCAGATTGCTACAAGTAAAGCTAAAAGCATTCACCTTCCTCTCCATCGCACTCAAGGCAAATACGACAGGTAGCTATCGAACCTTCTTCAACATCTTCATCTTTTACCTCAATAGAACTCGCGGCGGCCGGCGGTGACGATGGAGACGACGAAGGTGATTCAGAATCAGCGCGTTGGTGACTCGGCAGCAGAGGATCTGAATcgctagggttttccaaacccctAGCTTCTAGCTCTAATTCTCCGGTCATTTAACAACTTCTAACCTGATCAAAAgtaagaaaaccctagaaatatcAAACAAACAATACAATTTGTAAACGATCGTCAAATGAAAATTGATTCAACATGTGAAGTAAATGAATTGAAGAAGAAACAATCAAGGGTTGTAGTACAATTTGACGTAAGATACGAACAATTCCTAATTGCTTGATCTTGTTTATTAATTTACCTGAATTTGCGTAATCAAATTGGTGAAAGAACGTTCGACGAGCCAGAGCCTGCCAAGCTGATGGAACCGGTTTCGGATACGACGGTCATTATCTACACGGCACGTGGTGCGTACGGCGCCCATAGGTATAACCGGGGTTGAGTCGGGTAAACTCGGTCTTGGTATAACTTGAGTTtacttttagagtaaattacaaaacTGTCCTTATGGTCGATCAAAATTAGGTTTTAGTAAGGTATTTCTTTTTTCTTAATTTGTTTCTAAGTCAGGTTTTTGTTTTTGAACCATGTGAAATCAAGATTGTCTAGATCGATTGTTTTTAAATTTAGAAGATCATGATCTTAAAATTGGACCAAAAGATTTTACCAAATTGAAGTGGTTATAAGTTTAAAACCGAAAAGTGCATCTCTACCTATGTTTTCACAAGTTATATAAAGTTTGAAACATAGAAATCAACGCAAACTTAATATATAAACTTTGAATCCACCTATTAATATAATCTTACATGACTCCCAGTACAATTATATTTTGTTTGCAAAGTATTTTGATAGTTTAATAATATCAACGTTCAAAAAAGTTTAACTCTttaattatcaaaaaaaaaaaaaatgttagtgTCCATATTACTTGCCTTTTTGTATTCATATTCCCAAGTTGTGCACAATAACACCAACCGGTGTGGTTCCACCGTACCCTACAGCGGGTGCGGCATGGCAATGGGATGGGTGTGAGAACGCCACCCTACCCATTAAAAACCCTTCAATTTGATTCTCCTAGCGGCGGAAAAGCACCCTCTCATAGGGATAAGCATTTGGACCGAACATGATCGGGTCTTGGATCAGACCAGACCGGTTTGGCAGAAATTAATAGACCTTTGATCGGACCGGTTGAGGCCGATCTAGGTCCGGATTTTCTGGTTCTTGAACCTGTTGGACCGATACAACTTTAGGTGCATATGATATATTCGTTAAAGCCTACCGAAAGTTAGTTTATTTATTACGATTGAAGGGGTTGGACCAACCCTGTTGAGGCCGGTCCAGGTCTAGGTCCGATTCCCGGTTCGATCCTATTCAAAAGTCAAAATGCTTACCTCTATCCTATCACTTAATTTTATGAATTGATGCATGATGAAATGGATCCATATTTGAATCCAAAGTGGATCCATTTGTGAAAATTCCAAATCTAAATTGAAATTATGAATCCAAAGTGTGGGTCATGATGAATTTATAAGGTGGATCTGGTGTAACATTCATTATCcatgtaatttatatttttttacccTTATATATGAAATTTGTTGCAAATTGGCCCCTTGATCACTTAAGTGGAAAACACGTCTTTTGtgggtacgttgagcgtacacttatgtacactgggcgtacgtggCTGatgcccaaaccctaatttttatggttGGAACTTTATTTGAGCATCATTATCTCATTAAGAACCCTTCATTCATCAGTCTCCATCCCTCTTTTCATCCCTAACAAACCCTAATCTCCACTTGTGGTGTTTTGAGCTTATTTTGGTGTTTGGTGTCCATTCTTGAAAGTAGAAAGCCATTGGAAAGCAAGGAAGGAGCTCTAAGCTTTGTAGATCTAAGTTTTACACTTCTTGAGCAACCCCtataaggtataaagttctgaacttgatGATTATTTTTGTAGATCTTGCTAGTTTTAGAAGTTATGTGCTTTTAGTCCTATATTCTTGGCCTATGTGAGTATGGACTGCTCTAGACCAAATGAGTTCtactcactacaagaaaaatagccttttacgacgtgcaaaccacgacactcggtgatttatgttacgcaaaggagagtgacattaaaagagtgtcgtctattcaaaaaatttaaggatttaggtcacgcattattgcgtgcccttaaatagtgtctcatgtaaaaaaattaaaaacacggagggcactcgtgcgtcctctgtgaatgtcgttttatatttttttaagaaacgcgcgtctctaagagggaaaatgaaatccccaaattttttaaacacCCGCCTTCTTCTCCTACATTCATTTCCATATGACTCTCATATCTACCCTACATCGTCTCCACCTCTCACCCACATCCACTGCCTCACAAAATTTTCACAAGCTAACGATTCCATAGCCTACTAGCGATTGAGGGTTATTTTCACATCTGCTCTACTTCCCATCGTCCATCTACTTCTGCCCTAGATCCGACGATTGAAGATTACAAATATGTGtagggttttattttattttaagcttCCAGTTCTCCTGTTTCCGTGGTGATCGACCGGTGGTGAAACGATTCAGCGCCAAAAAAAGAAGCGGCTCTCCATTCTCTTCTCGAATGAGATTTCTAAGGATTTACATCGGTATCTCAAACGACTTCAACTCTTTTCACAGATTTCTTCCCATCTGATTTTATGATTTCAGATTTCTTATTGGCGACTCATTTCCTCTCCCATCGAGTTCGAAATTTTCACTCAAGGAAGTAATGGCAGCGGAAGATGATGAAGGGCCTTCAATGGTGCTTTGTTTATTACACTATGGTAGCGGAGATGACGGTGTTGTTGATAGCCCTAAACAATAGTCATCTTAAAAGAAATTATCAAAGAGAAAGGTACGTATCAGTTCTAGAGTTCTTATATAAAATTAGGTCAGCTGTACCCttcttatataaaattaatgaaattgattttAAAAGCAAGCCATAATATTGATTTTGAAATCGAGCCCCAGATTTCGGAATATAGCCCTGCCTGTTACCATTAAAATTTACCCCTGCTTCTGATTTTTTAGCTTCCTGGTCAGGCCGACTCATAGAACTATTCCCCACAAACCCTTTGACTTCCGAAACATCACCCCCATCCTTGTTCTTTCCCATAACCTTGTTACTTTTCCAACTTTGCCCCTGTTCAATCTTTGAATCATTAGACTTTCCTTTCATTGGCTGAATATTCCCATAATACCCCTGCCCATTTTTACCTCCTGTCTTCCCACCTCTATCAAAACTAAATTCCAAATTTTCCTGATTATTCCCATTATACCCTTGATAGCGAATTCCAGCAGAAGCCCCAGAATTTCCAATTTTCGGATAATTCCCTTTTTGCCCCTGCTTGCGGTTTCCAGCAAAAACCCCTGAACCTTCATTTTTCGAGAAATTCCCTTGATGCCCCTGACTCGAAAACTGTTTTTCCCCCTCTGTAGcttcttttgaaaaaaaatttccattatttcctttggttttcttcaCCACATCAACAAACCCATCATTTTGTTCCTTAACCTCTTTAGTGCTGGCAAGAAGCACTTGCATAAGATCCATAGTAGctccttcttttcctttctctattttacttctctcctcttcttctttcATCTGAATAGCAGTAACATCAATCGAGATTAGTGgaaattggtttttattttttatagttgatacttgagaaaaccttatatgttttttttttattttgtgaaaattaattccAGGTGAAAACAGAAAATGGTATGTTGTGTTAGAAAATGACAATCATACCCTTGGTCACAGTAGTCTCATATCATTATTTCCATTCTCACCTTCACTCCAATGCCCATTATTAGAAGAAATCAATGAGCTCCTTGGCAGCTGCTGCTGCTGGAAGTCGGTCTGATAATGAGATGAAAGATGATTGTTGCCAACCATCCTTGAAGGATTTgcagcataaagtttctcttggtCATGCCATACACTGTTATATAGTTCATGGTTCTACATAAAGTGAAAACTTTTGCTTCTAGGTCATCCAAATGTACAATGTGATTTTTCTTAACATCAGGTACAAATGTAGATTTTTCATAACAGCAGTGAAAATCTTAATTAGTTGAATGTGTGTTTCATAACATCAGGTACAAATTTACAATgtgatttttttattcaattacagGGTAATCTTATTCCTGAAGGCCATAAAGTTCTTATCTTTTCCCAGAGTTGCATAATGCTTGATATTATTCAGGTTTGTTTCAATGCCTAACTAAATTGGCTATGTTTCTTGTTCTTTTTCTTAACCAAAGTTTATCAACTTTGTGAATATTATTCTGACttgttttgatatttatttttgatattttgttcTTAATGTTGGTTCTAACttcttgttttttcttttttttttaaacagttaCAAGGGACCTGAATAGGAGTTTTCTGAATTTGTAGTGATGGCTGCAGACACTGAAGATTTTGAAATGATTTCCCATATTCAATTCCTTACTAAATATAAGGTATATTTCCCATATCCCATATTCCATTCCTTACTAAATATAAGGTATCACACCTGAAATTGTACAAGGGAGGGGCCATGATAAGGCCGCTGATTGGTGGAGTGTTGGAATTTTACTTTTAATAAATCACTATTAAATTCCCATTACTTTTAGCATGAGGGTAATAATGTAATTTTGTTCGACCTTGTATCTGTATCAGTTCTTAGTAGAACTTTTTTTTAACaatggagaaggatggataagccaaaaaggaatcacgggtggctatgattctgttttccatcagatctatagtcatattgtaaaaatcataccttgagctatagaactcaaacggaccccaaaccagttcccaaagttcacaaattgagttggctaactttcttaagcagcCCAACTTCACTGGTAAGGAATTTATCTATGTGcaagaatggaatctttgctgttaggtctgatccgggtctgttctgatatgtcattttgttttcatcatttataaggcttggaaaaggatccagagtgattccaagtttctatatgttcctgatattatgaatttaagatctggagcagatggggtgttatttccaattataaattggttagaattgatccagactccagatcagtgggcagtcaccagcttttactagtgttgtgattgtccacaatgtgaattttatatccggagcttgggaaatgcttttcattcaattccaactctgagactttcatttgtatgtcctttacttctctgaattttggtatggacgaattctactcacaagttgggtagaattggccaacctcacttgactgtcttgttggagatagaagtgatacacctttttgtaaaattcat includes these proteins:
- the LOC111887195 gene encoding potassium channel AKT1 encodes the protein MAEIYDNHAKTGGFRVSMCGGAKELEQMSRDGSQYSLTTAILPSLGARSNRRVQLRNFIISPYDRRYRAWETYLVVLVLYTAWASPFEFGYLKRPRKPLSIIDNVVNGFFAIDIILTFFLAYLDKSTYLLVDNRKQIAWKYTSTWLAFDVISTIPSELVRKMSTGSFQTYGLFNMCRLWRLRRVSALFARLEKDRNFNYFWVRCAKLIAVTLFAVHCAGCFYYYLAAHYPNPGKTWIGYGNEGFQKESLWIRYVTSMYWSITTLTTVGYGDLHAQNRREMVFVICYMLFNLGMTSYLIGNMTNLVVHGTSKTRQFRDTIQAASSFAQRNQLPSRLQDQMLAHLCLKFRTDSEGLQQQESLDSLPKAIRSSISHFLFYSLLDKAYLFRGVSNDLLFQLVSEMKAEYFPPKEDVILQNEAPTDFYVLVTGAVELVVTKNAVEHIVGEAKTGDLCGEIGVLCYRPQLFTVRTKRLSQLLRLNRATFLHIIQSNVGDGTIIMNNLLKHLKDMDDPVMEEVLMETENMLARGRMDLPLSLCFATLRGDEHLLLKLLKRGLDPNESDNNGRTALHIAASKGNVNCVLLLLEYGADPNSRDSEGNVPMWESILNNHEPVTGILKDNNGTLVSGDIGQFACIAAEQNKLDILKKIISLGGDITLPKSNGSTALHVAVCEGNIEMVKFLLIQGADVDKPDDHGWTPRDLADQQGHLEIKKFFLSVKSIDDYSQLTKTTSLMPFQRAESRHVQFIGRFKSDPSLIRPMSQSQSQSQSQSKNNNRDEGNVSQPRQRRRGYTFHNSLFGIMANPHENNIDLVSVSSKPQTVKESPRRVIVSCPEKGDAQGKLVLLPQSFEGLLDIGVKKFGFMPLKVLNKDRAEIDEIELIRDGDHLVFVGDDCQEVDGENLR
- the LOC111887197 gene encoding uncharacterized protein LOC111887197; amino-acid sequence: MTGELELEARGLENPSDSDPLLPSHQRADSESPSSSPSSPPAAASSIEVKDEDVEEGSIATCRICLECDGEEDDDLISPCMCKGTQQFVHRSCLDHWRSVKEGFAFSHCTTCKAQFHLLVVELEENSWRKIKFRLFVARDMCLVFLAVQTVIGMMGGLAYIADKDGSFRDSFNDSWDRILSRHPIPFYYCIGVLVFFVLLGFFGIILHCSSLNNDPRMAGCQNCCYGWGILDCFPASMEACFALVIVFVVIFAILGIAYGFLAATMAIQRIWQRHYHILTKRELTQEYVVEDLHGCYTPAKLEPEHIERLKMLKLL